In Sphaeramia orbicularis chromosome 3, fSphaOr1.1, whole genome shotgun sequence, a genomic segment contains:
- the LOC115417254 gene encoding stereocilin isoform X2, with product MKMAEKWPGMATLQFTTIIVCAVLLGQGSPQTTGRSKEDQRNVILAEILSKFSKGGGNPQKPPPETTKDQSVHPLMRNIMGGLKTLGLLPNKNLPTLNKPIDRHRLSSFLYNISLYLQEVGAELEEVPAEPDDEQLWEKVLQFFLQSEGSATSSQWGGRVPPRPSVRVQDWFLSLRGSQHWDWFLGLLQSLITLSERQTHKPILTLLSQNWRTVSAVLEAALQALISGTYGQASAGLQGFICVLKGRSDCTYSVNWLQQLLHFLETRNWKPVVSLQPAGEASDQNKGSGTFGRLKPFSLPPEAMKQDGFSGNASLKDMKAAEDEPDSVQSLLLQVLSRSGGGERGSHKNLALVQSLDGLRSGLLHRVGSSVYSNLRRKVSRVTMAMLDDVSSLVDVPQPNAQGQCSVGDLRQLILWGIRHNVTWNTQALGFNSQGFPSTLPFLSCPASEADERRSQRSSVHSTSKKAPSSHKKQRRLQNKMFFPFHDFYLNDTHTIDLQREMDYSTSIEILEAACNDTIPGLTGVSNFTVFLYCKLFEGENGSVNPAVAHMGLDLHATCSDAAWYLSAAEEDFLWVHVCSEFFASEFNNTVCANSSFWLQRVHEAAMTKDYHFFNQSSIDDLCLHLSGETTGIPGHDENCLAQLSTRSLSAEAFRHCFLPNSSVLISALCGRESPDLHHPLPEGSWAAAYCSKIQNVSNVDTIEETCQYRQWAVHHFLNYTLLELCMQTDGLREYICQTTSLYEQLVRSVPQFFDFCADLQAELEGRKCFLQRFFDMLPAPYEFDTSQLCVNPAPLLAEVLHKLSVCEIEGGEREGFLVALGYVLRVLDFMVGLSAGLEEGEREARQGLGQAILLSSLLDNTSWGTLQPEATMSVLHTVGVFLRREQNATLKEDLLSCFSPVLWDLIQQDRNSSALRVLLQEYLRMPRDSIRTLVMSAEKDAVKRFISHMHQSWDQLQVQTSQVSQKELQAMETMTAAFIHKFPRVTPELFVDLSQFIPFMSVSDIMNFPASLMVNDSVLMAIRDHSPEMKSLQKKAFVKRILQSTVVGDVPTWPPYFLSSILPLLPYLPVNLFQQLTPQQLIPLAELLGNGSLDGVRGRHVLRTLFTKKKNLTSDNILRLGVLACYLDPTELHSFLQDPAVASALWQQLAQCMSKGFVSASGRLSSWVVPAVQALNASSLAPQALSSLSGLLPELGASFLLSLPSQKLIEILTQPGLHMYSPAQAFQMLSKISVNTNLTLEKLCRLTPLYSGLSPAVLRALQWDNFSETVHCQCWRSLLTELKPGQRAMLYNAAQEAQQLHNITQQVNCLLPFVPLRKLTQALNRSTLLKEISLYKELDWSPQQAQLLFKKVHDFKNITIKSVRGLGHIASGLSCDLLKLWTNDTDFSELLQFITDLPGDMRPALRKCIIDELRKHPEFNVSALNSRFAATLPVTMVENLSNASFRAVLDHIQARFSDFLRLPHYKQTNLAEKAVTELADGEIDGSTLDFLGPLLPFLDRDSLSLVDRGALALRLEEMRNFCLPKEALRDVGVLLTKKDLLGEPSKWQVRDVEHLGRLVFSLSPKQINAIPLTVLNKDTVEQVLVGQKLWEDSTVGGVCLIRCMDQQRQRQRTQSLIRGIVKARNRRAKVPTPSCADIRGTFPSAWTSLQLNRMSQEDLKQCVEVFGQDASLTPEQRRTLWVKLRQSFSPVKELRPDQVLALGSIVTEMGERELQETNLTNPAVLAHLGTLTEWSYKKMRAVVVGVMRKRKQKIDQLTGVDLAVFGHLICGLYPSEIKRLNPYNLSVAVFFLREMSLPCTEQQMEALTSCLSRPEAFGPVSAWGPDVFTEIGTLAAGLEDMVLSALVQEQVEGITPEAIALMSPKKLSVVFSAVQLSWLNTEQAWAVTKDQWAELDPEQRHAVGLARYEGDVLLEMRGRNRAPVVVNPDSLTMNSLALCLLLWQLI from the exons ATGAAGATGGCAGAGAAATGGCCAGGGATGGCCACCCTTCAGTTCACAACCATCATTGTTTGTGCTGTTTTACTGGGACAAGGATCCCCTCAGACGACAG GAAGGAGTAAGGAGGACCAAAGAAATGTTATTCTGGCAGAGATACTTTCCAAATTTAGTAAAGGGGGTGGGAATCCTCAAAAACCTCCTCCTGAAACAACTAAGGACCAGTCTGTGCACCCTTTGATGAGGAATATCATGGGGGGCCTAAAAACACTTGGTCTGCTTCCTAACAAGAACCTTCCTACCCTGAACAAGCCAATCGATCGGCACCGTCTCTCCAGCTTTCTTTACAACATTTCTCTGTACCTCCAAGAGGTGGGTGCTGAGCTGGAGGAGGTTCCAGCAGAGCCTGATGATGAGCAGCTATGGGAGAAGGTGCTGCAGTTCTTTCTCCAGTCTGAAGGGAGTGCAACTTCTAGTCAGTGGGGTGGACGAGTGCCACCACGACCCAGTGTGCGAGTGCAGGACTGGTTTTTGTCTCTGAGGGGCAGTCAGCACTGGGACTGGTTCCTGGGGCTGTTGCAGAGTCTCATCACTCTCTCTGAGCGTCAAACCCACAAGCCCATTTTGACTTTGTTGTCTCAGAACTGGAGAACAGTCAGTGCTGTGCTGGAAGCCGCCCTCCAGGCTCTGATCAGTGGGACTTATGGCCAGGCCAGTGCTGGGCTGCAGGGCTTCATCTGTGTTTTGAAGGGTCGTAGTGACTGCACCTACAGTGTAAACTGGCTCCAACAGCTGCTGCATTTCCTCGAAACACGCAACTGGAAGCCTGTGGTCAGTTTACAGCCAGCAGGTGAAGCTTCTGATCAAAATAAAGGCTCAGGTACATTTGGGCGTTTAAAGCCCTTCAGTTTGCCTCCAGAGGCCATGAAGCAGGATGGGTTCAGTGGAAATGCCTCCCTCAAAGACATGAAAGCTGCAGAAGATGAACCTGACTCAGTGCAGAGCTTACTGCTACAGGTCCTGTCACGCtcaggagggggagagagaggaagCCACAAAAATCTCGCTCTTGTGCAGAGTTTGGATGGGTTGAGGAGTGGCCTCCTGCACAGGGTCGGTAGCTCAGTCTACAGTAACCTGAGGAGGAAAGTGTCACGAGTCACCATGGCGATGCTTGATGATGTCAGTAGCTTGGTGGATGTGCCGCAGCCTAATGCACAGGGCCAGTGCTCAGTTG GTGACCTGAGGCAACTGATTCTATG GGGGATAAGACATAATGTGACGTGGAATACCCAAGCTCTGGGCTTTAACTCCCAGGGTTTCCCATCTACTCTTCCATTTCTGTCCTGCCCTGCCTCTGAAGCAGATGAACGAAGATCCCAAAGATCATCTGTCCATTCAACTTCAAAAAAAGCCCCATCCTCACACAAGAAACAAAGACGCCTACAAAACAAGATGTTTTTCCCATTTCATGACTTCTATCTAAATGACACACACACCATTGACCTGCAGCGAGAGATGGATTACTCCACATCCATAGAAATCCTGGAGGCAGCCTGCAATGACACCATCCCAGGCTTGACGGGGGTCTCCAACTTCACTGTGTTCCTCTACTGTAAACTGTTTGAGGGGGAGAACGGGTCAGTTAACCCTGCTGTGGCTCACATGGGGCTCGACCTACACGCCACATGCTCTGACGCAGCCTGGTACCTGTCTGCTGCTGAGGAGGACTTCCTCTGGGTTCATGTCTGCAGTGAGTTTTTTGCAAGTGAATTCAACAACACAGTATGTGCCAACTCGTCCTTTTGGCTGCAGAGGGTGCATGAG GCTGCAATGACAAAGGATTATCATTTTTTCAACCAGTCCAGTATAGACGACTTATGCCTGCACTTGTCAGGTGAGACCACAGGTATTCCAGGACACGATGAAAACTGCCTGGCTCAGTTGAGCACAAGGTCACTCAGTGCCGAGGCGTTCAGACACTGCTTCCTGCCCAACAGCTCTGTGCTGATCTCGGCTTTATGTGGCCGAGAATCCCCTGATCTGCACCATCCTCTGCCAGAGGGCAGCTGGGCCGCGGCATACTGCTCCAAAATCCAAAATGTCTCCAATGTTGACACCATAGAGGAGACATGTCAGTACAGACAGTGGGCTGTGCATCATTTCCTCAACTACACCCTGCTGGAGCTTTGCATGCAAACAGATGGATTGAGAGAGTACATTTGTCAAACAACCTCCCTCTATGAGCAGCTGGTGAGGTCAGTGCCTCAGTTTTTTGATTTCTGTGCTGATTTGCAGGCAGAACTTGAGGGCAGGAAATGTTTTCTGCAGAGGTTTTTCGATATGCTCCCGGCACCGTATGAATTTGACACTTCACAGCTCTGTGTGAACCCAGCCCCTCTACTGGCAGAAGTTCTACACAAGCTCAGTGTGTGTGAGATTGAAGGAGGGGAACGTGAGGGGTTTTTAGTGGCCCTTGGATATGTGTTGCGAGTCTTGGACTTTATGGTGGGCCTCTCTGCGGGTTTGGAAGAAGGGGAAAGAGAGGCAAGACAAGGTTTGGGTCAAGCCATCCTCCTTTCTAGTCTCCTTGACAATACCTCCTGGGGTACTCTACAGCCGGAAGCTACCATGAGTGTCCTTCACACTGTGGGGGTCTTCCTGCGCAGGGAGCAGAACGCCACTCTCAAAGAAGACCTGCTGAGCTGCTTCAGT CCTGTCCTGTGGGACCTCATCCAGCAGGACAGAAATTCCTCTGCTCTCAGAGTTCTGCTGCAG GAGTACCTTCGGATGCCCAGAGACAGCATTCGCACTCTGGTGATGTCTGCTGAAAAAGACGCTGTTAAAAGATTTATCTCCCATATGCATCAAAGCTGGGATCAATTACAAGTTCAGACCAGCCAG GTGTCTCAAAAAGAGTTGCAGGCTATGGAAACAATGACAGCTGCTTTCATCCATAAGTTCCCTCGAGTGACCCCGGAGCTGTTTGTTGATCTGTCTCAGTTTATCCCCTTCATGTCTGTCTCTGACATCATGAACTTCCCAGCCTCCCTGATGGTCAACGACAGTGT TTTGATGGCCATCCGTGACCATAGCCCAGAGATGAAATCACTGCAGAAAAAAGCCTTTGTAAAAAGAATCTTGCAGTCAACCGTGGTGGGTGACGTCCCCACATGGCCCCCATATTTCCTCTCCTCAATCCTCCCTCTTCTGCCTTACCTCCCGGTCAATCTTTTTCAGCAGCTTACACCTCAGCAg CTTATTCCTTTGGCGGAGTTGCTAGGCAACGGCAGTCTGGATGGTGTGAGGGGGCGCCATGTGCTACGAACccttttcaccaaaaagaagaaTCTGACTAGTGATAACATACTGAG GTTAGGAGTCCTTGCATGTTACTTGGACCCAACTGAGCTCCATTCTTTTCTTCAGGACCCAGCTGTGGCCTCTGCTCTTTGGCAGCAGCTGGCTCAGTGCATGTCCAAAGGCTTCGTCAGTGCCAGTGGCAGG TTGTCCTCTTGGGTGGTACCAGCAGTTCAGGCCCTGAACGCCAGCAGCCTGGCTCCTCAGGCTCTGTCTTCCCTCAGTGGTCTGTTACCCGAGTTAGGAGCTTCCTTCTTGCTGTCACTGCCCTCACAAAAACTTATAGAAATCCTCACACAACCAGGACTACACATGTATTCTCCTGCACAG GCTTTTCAAATGTTATCTAAGATTTCAGTGAACACCAAT CTCACATTGGAAAAGCTGTGCAGACTGACGCCGTTATACTCCGGTCTGTCCCCTGCTGTGCTGAGGGCCCTCCAGTGGGACAACTTCAGTGAAACCGTCCACTGCCAGTGTTGGAGAAGTTTGCTAACCGAACTTAAGCCGGGCCAAAGAGCCATGCTATACAATGCAGCACAGGAG GCTCAGCAGTTGCACAACATCACTCAGCAGGTAAACTGTCTTCTACCATTTGTGCCTCTAAGGAAGCTGACACAAGCTCTGAACAGGTCAACACTCCTGAAAGAAATCAGCCTATACAAAGAACTAGACTGGTCGCCACAACAG GCTCAGCTTTTGTTTAAGAAGGTCCATGACTTTAAAAACATCACCATCAAGTCGGTGAG AGGCCTGGGTCATATCGCCAGTGGACTGAGCTGTGACTTGTTGAAACTATGGACCAATGATACAGATTTTTCAGagctgcttcagtttatcactgATCTGCCTGGAGACATGAGACCTGCTCTG CGAAAATGTATCATAGATGAGCTGAGGAAACACCCTGAATTTAACGTTAGTGCTCTGAACTCTCGGTTTGCAGCAACATTACC AGTGACGATGGTAGAGAACCTGTCTAATGCATCCTTCAGAGCTGTCCTGGATCACATTCAAGCACGCTTTTCGGATTTCCTCAGACTGCCTCATTACAAGCAAACAAATTTAGCTGAGAAGGCTGTGACAGAGCTG GCTGACGGGGAGATTGATGGTTCCACTCTGGACTTCCTGGGCCCTTTACTGCCTTTCTTGGACCGGGACAGTTTGTCTCTGGTGGACAGAGGTGCTCTGGCTTTGCGACTGGAGGAGATGAGAAACTTCTGCCTCCCAAAAGAAGCTCTGAGAGATGTTGGTGTCCTGCTCACAAAGAAAGACCTGCTGGG GGAGCCATCGAAGTGGCAAGTTAGGGATGTTGAACATTTGGGTCGACTGGTGTTTTCTCTGTCACCAAAGCAAATCAATGCCATCCCACTG ACAGTGTTGAATAAAGACACAGTGGAGCAGGTCCTGGTGGGTCAAAAGCTCTGGGAGGACAGTACAGTAGGAGGAGTCTGTCTGATCCGATGTATGGACCAGCAGCGCCAGAGACAGCGGACTCAGAGTCTCATTAGAGGCATTGTCAAAGCACGGAACAGAAGGGCAAAAG TGCCAACACCAAGCTGTGCTGATATCAGAGGCACGTTTCCCTCTGCATGGACGTCTCTTCAGCTAAATCGTATGTCTCAGGAAGATCTGAAACAATGTGTTGAGGTGTTTGGTCAAGATGCCTCGCTGACCCCTGAGCAGCGGCGCACACTGTGGGTGAAACTCAGACAG TCTTTCAGTCCAGTGAAAGAGCTGAGACCAGACCAAGTTCTGGCTCTGGGATCAATAGTGACTGAAATGGGAGAGAGAGAACTGCAAGAAACAAATCTCACCAACCCAGCTGTGTTGGCACATCTGGGAACACTGACAGAATGGAGCTACAAAAAG ATGAGAGCGGTGGTTGTCGGTGTCATGCGGAAGCGAAAACAGAAAATAGATCAACTCACAGGTGTTGATCTGGCAGTGTTCGGTCATCTGATCTGTGGCCTATATCCGTCAGAAATAAAGAGGCTGAATCCCTACAATCTCAG TGTTGCTGTGTTCTTCCTGCGGGAGATGTCCCTGCCATGCACAGAACAGCAGATGGAGGCACTGACAAGTTGTTTGTCCAGACCTGAGGCGTTCGGTCCAGTCAGTGCCTGGGGACCAGACGTTTTCACTGAAATTGGGACATTGGCAG CGGGCTTAGAAGACATGGTGCTATCAGCTCTGGTACAAGAGCAAGTGGAGGGAATCACTCCTGAAGCTATTGCTCTGATGTCCCCCAAAAAGTTGTCG GTGGTGTTCAGTGCAGTTCAGTTGTCATGGCTGAACACGGAGCAGGCGTGGGCTGTGACTAAGGATCAGTGGGCTGAGCTGGATCCCGAGCAGAGACACGCCGTCGGCCTCGCTCGATATGAAGGAGACGTCCTGCTAGAGATGAGAG GAAGAAACCGGGCTCCTGTGGTTGTAAACCCAGACAGCCTCACTATGAACTCACTGGCTCTGTGCCTTTTGTTGTGGCAACTAATTTAA